Proteins found in one Thermaerobacter subterraneus DSM 13965 genomic segment:
- a CDS encoding metal-sulfur cluster assembly factor, with amino-acid sequence MAKVTEEQVREALTDVIDPEIGLNVVDLGLVYRCEVDDDGVVEVDMTLTAIGCPLGDQIVSQAKQAIERLEGVKEARVRLVWSPPWRPEMMSERARMLLGF; translated from the coding sequence ATGGCGAAGGTGACGGAAGAACAGGTCCGCGAGGCTCTGACCGACGTCATCGATCCGGAGATCGGGCTCAACGTGGTCGACCTGGGCCTGGTCTACCGGTGCGAGGTGGACGACGACGGCGTGGTCGAGGTCGACATGACCCTGACGGCCATCGGCTGCCCCCTGGGCGACCAGATCGTCAGCCAGGCCAAGCAGGCCATCGAGCGGCTGGAGGGCGTGAAGGAAGCCCGGGTCCGGCTGGTCTGGAGCCCGCCCTGGCGGCCCGAGATGATGTCGGAGCGGGCGCGGATGCTGCTGGGGTTCTGA
- a CDS encoding acyl-CoA thioesterase has protein sequence MVRSPLRVRFAETDAQGVVYYGNYFVYFEVGRVDLLREALQEAQGAGLQGATAQGAGSASESEGGQEAAVEPGGGVHALMVVHAECDYRASARFDDRLEVETWIEALGRTSLTFGHRVVRLPGREELVRGRVVAVHVGREGRPEPLPASWRQALERYMPPAPDPGQPARALAEAGPYLTSRKVSG, from the coding sequence GTGGTGCGTTCCCCCCTGCGGGTCCGTTTCGCGGAGACGGACGCGCAGGGGGTGGTCTATTACGGGAACTACTTCGTCTACTTCGAGGTCGGGCGGGTCGACCTGCTGCGGGAGGCGCTGCAGGAGGCGCAAGGGGCCGGGTTGCAGGGAGCGACGGCCCAGGGAGCGGGGAGCGCCAGCGAGTCGGAAGGCGGGCAGGAAGCGGCGGTGGAGCCCGGCGGCGGCGTCCACGCCCTGATGGTGGTCCACGCCGAGTGCGATTACCGGGCCTCCGCCCGGTTCGACGACCGGCTGGAGGTGGAGACCTGGATCGAAGCCCTGGGCCGGACCAGCCTCACCTTCGGCCACCGGGTGGTGCGGCTGCCTGGCCGGGAGGAGCTGGTGCGCGGCCGGGTGGTGGCCGTCCACGTGGGGCGCGAGGGTCGTCCCGAACCCCTTCCTGCATCCTGGCGGCAAGCGCTGGAGCGGTACATGCCCCCTGCGCCCGACCCCGGCCAGCCCGCCCGGGCTCTGGCGGAGGCGGGCCCTTATCTTACCAGCCGCAAGGTCAGCGGATAG
- a CDS encoding metal ABC transporter solute-binding protein, Zn/Mn family: MRRSQPLPAAILVVVLVLLLSAGSVLAAGRYWWRQLMGPGDPRPLVVASTTILADLAARIGGPRVRVHSLLAPGQDPHSYEPLPRDALALARARVVLLNGHGIDLWAERLLEGMPQAPATGSAPGTATGSGLPPAPPGLDGPAPATRLPDPEGPPDPVAPGSASAWPGAPRAASPDPVAPAPPTGGPLVVRVAETLPPAVLLPWPGDPAKVDPHLWMDPVLVMGYVDAIGAALSAADPAGAGFYRQRAASLQEELRALDAWIARQVAAVPPDRRLLVTTHDAYRYFGRRYGVRVVDSVWGISTEEEPAAAELARLLGHLRRYGVPAFVESTINPKLMEELAAQAGVPIGGQLYADSVGPPGSGAETYLDMMRHNVRVITGALREAPRPQDPSGPPPR; the protein is encoded by the coding sequence ATGAGGCGTTCCCAACCCCTACCGGCCGCGATCCTGGTGGTGGTGCTGGTGCTCCTCCTGAGCGCCGGCTCGGTGCTGGCGGCCGGCCGGTACTGGTGGCGCCAGCTGATGGGCCCCGGCGACCCGCGGCCCCTGGTGGTGGCCAGCACCACCATCCTGGCCGACCTGGCGGCCCGCATCGGCGGCCCGCGGGTGCGGGTCCATAGCCTGCTGGCCCCGGGCCAGGATCCCCACAGCTACGAGCCCTTGCCGCGGGACGCCCTGGCCCTGGCCCGGGCCCGGGTGGTGCTGCTCAACGGCCACGGGATCGACCTGTGGGCCGAGCGGCTGCTGGAGGGGATGCCCCAGGCTCCCGCCACCGGCTCGGCGCCAGGGACGGCTACAGGCTCCGGCCTGCCGCCCGCCCCGCCCGGCCTTGACGGGCCTGCACCGGCGACCCGGCTTCCGGACCCAGAGGGACCCCCGGACCCGGTGGCGCCCGGCTCCGCGTCGGCCTGGCCCGGTGCCCCGCGGGCGGCATCCCCGGACCCGGTGGCCCCTGCCCCGCCGACGGGCGGCCCTCTGGTGGTGCGGGTGGCGGAAACCCTTCCCCCCGCCGTCCTGCTGCCCTGGCCGGGCGATCCGGCGAAGGTCGATCCGCACCTCTGGATGGATCCCGTGCTGGTCATGGGCTACGTGGACGCCATTGGCGCGGCCCTGAGCGCTGCCGATCCGGCGGGGGCCGGGTTCTACCGGCAGCGAGCGGCCTCCCTCCAGGAAGAGCTGAGGGCGCTGGATGCCTGGATCGCCCGCCAAGTGGCCGCCGTCCCGCCGGATCGCCGCCTGCTGGTGACCACCCACGACGCCTACCGCTACTTCGGTCGCCGCTACGGCGTCCGGGTCGTGGACAGCGTGTGGGGCATAAGCACCGAGGAAGAACCGGCGGCCGCCGAGCTGGCCCGCCTGCTGGGGCACCTGCGGCGTTACGGCGTGCCGGCCTTCGTGGAGTCGACCATCAATCCCAAGCTCATGGAGGAACTGGCCGCCCAGGCGGGCGTGCCCATCGGCGGCCAGCTCTACGCCGACTCTGTGGGCCCTCCGGGCAGCGGGGCCGAAACCTACCTGGACATGATGCGCCACAACGTGCGGGTCATCACCGGGGCGCTGCGGGAGGCGCCGCGGCCTCAGGACCCTTCCGGCCCTCCGCCCCGTTGA
- a CDS encoding transketolase, translating into MPAPTVPAETLASLEERARQLRRHVIRMIARAGSGHPGGSLSAAEIVTALYFHVMRHDPARPSWDDRDRFVLSKGHGVPIVYAALAEAGYFPEAWLERLRQLDSPLQGHPSRRDCPGIEASTGSLGQGLSIAAGMALAGKLDGKDYRVFVLLGDGEIQEGQVWEAAMFAAHHRLDNLIAILDYNRYQLDDAVDAIVRVEPLADKWRAFGWDVEEIDGHDLGQVVPALERARAGTGRPVMIIAHTVKGKGVSFMENNNEFHGRAPTPEETEKALAELGDEPAAAR; encoded by the coding sequence GTGCCTGCACCGACCGTTCCGGCAGAGACGCTGGCGTCGCTGGAAGAACGGGCGCGCCAGCTGCGCCGCCACGTCATCCGCATGATCGCCCGGGCGGGCTCGGGTCACCCGGGCGGCTCCTTGTCCGCTGCGGAGATCGTCACCGCGCTGTACTTCCATGTGATGCGCCATGACCCGGCCCGCCCCAGCTGGGACGATCGGGACCGGTTCGTCCTGAGCAAGGGGCACGGCGTGCCCATCGTGTACGCCGCCCTGGCGGAGGCGGGCTATTTCCCCGAGGCCTGGCTGGAGCGGCTGCGCCAGCTGGACAGCCCGCTGCAGGGACACCCTTCCCGGCGGGACTGCCCGGGGATCGAGGCCTCGACCGGTTCCCTGGGCCAGGGCCTCTCCATCGCCGCGGGAATGGCCCTGGCGGGCAAGCTGGACGGCAAGGACTACCGCGTGTTCGTGCTCCTGGGCGACGGGGAGATCCAGGAGGGCCAGGTCTGGGAGGCGGCCATGTTCGCGGCCCATCACCGCCTGGACAACCTGATCGCCATCCTCGACTACAACCGCTACCAGCTGGACGACGCGGTGGACGCCATCGTGCGCGTGGAGCCGCTGGCCGACAAGTGGCGCGCCTTCGGCTGGGACGTGGAGGAGATCGACGGCCACGACCTCGGCCAGGTGGTGCCGGCGCTGGAGCGAGCCCGGGCCGGCACCGGGCGCCCGGTGATGATCATCGCCCACACCGTCAAGGGTAAGGGCGTGTCCTTCATGGAGAACAACAACGAGTTCCACGGCCGGGCGCCGACCCCTGAGGAGACCGAAAAGGCTCTGGCGGAGCTGGGGGACGAACCGGCCGCGGCCCGTTGA
- a CDS encoding metal ABC transporter permease has translation MTGDPGWLDILAEPLRYPFMVRALAAGVLVAVAGAVTGSFLLVRRWSLLGDAISHAVLPGVAVAYLLGWPYFTGALASALLTAAGIGFLERNTRLKSDAATGLLFLGAFALGLAILSRARSSVDVFHILFGNVLGVSRADLVLMAVVAAVAAGLVALLFKELQLWAFDPVTAEVAGLPVRALHYLMMVLVSATLVAALQAVGVVLALAMLVTPPATAYLLVRRFPALIGLAVVLGTVAAVTGLYLSFYLDVASGPAMVLVAMAGFVVALVLAPEQGLLARLLQRRRTARLVAAEDVLKALHELGVEGGEAVARGAGPAAGPAAAAAASPRGVPLDVLAGWTGLTRREVRAALARLVARGLAAWDPEPEAGDPGPQAPQPAGDGAGGGPQPAGAGFRERRGPRAQGPALGARLTAAGVREARRLIRTHRLWERYLTDVAGMAWEDVHQVAHELEHATPPHLAEEMAEALGHPARDPHGAPIPTPAGDVPAEPGPPPVALDQLPAGTRAVVARVDDEDPDLLGRLRRAGLVPGTRLEVLGRARDGLWVRREEASQVRVPGPPAEEPAGRRGPRPEPAAPVAAEQGAGRSEAPGEASGPDGQWLDAAAAAALRVHPLEPDGTLTRPGPREEEPA, from the coding sequence ATGACGGGCGATCCGGGATGGCTCGACATCCTGGCGGAGCCGCTGCGCTATCCCTTCATGGTCCGGGCCCTGGCCGCCGGGGTGCTGGTGGCCGTGGCCGGAGCGGTGACGGGCAGCTTCCTCCTGGTGCGCCGCTGGTCGCTGCTGGGCGATGCCATCTCCCACGCCGTGCTGCCGGGCGTGGCCGTCGCCTACCTGCTGGGCTGGCCTTACTTTACCGGCGCCCTGGCCAGCGCCCTGCTCACGGCGGCCGGCATCGGCTTTCTCGAGCGGAACACCCGCCTCAAGTCCGACGCCGCCACGGGCCTGCTCTTCCTCGGCGCCTTCGCCCTGGGGCTGGCCATCCTCAGCCGCGCCCGCAGCAGCGTGGATGTGTTCCACATCCTGTTCGGCAACGTCCTGGGCGTCTCCCGCGCCGACCTGGTGCTCATGGCCGTGGTGGCGGCGGTGGCGGCCGGACTGGTGGCGCTCCTCTTCAAGGAGCTGCAGTTGTGGGCGTTCGATCCCGTCACCGCGGAGGTGGCGGGACTGCCCGTCCGTGCCCTCCACTACCTGATGATGGTGCTGGTGTCGGCGACCCTGGTGGCGGCGCTACAGGCCGTCGGGGTGGTGCTGGCCCTGGCCATGCTGGTGACCCCGCCGGCCACCGCCTACCTGCTGGTGCGCCGCTTCCCGGCCCTGATCGGCCTGGCCGTGGTGCTGGGCACGGTGGCGGCGGTGACCGGCCTCTACCTGTCCTTCTACCTGGACGTGGCCTCGGGACCCGCCATGGTGCTGGTGGCCATGGCGGGTTTCGTGGTGGCCCTGGTGCTGGCTCCCGAGCAGGGGCTCCTGGCCCGGCTCCTGCAGCGGCGCCGGACCGCCCGGCTGGTGGCCGCCGAGGACGTTCTCAAGGCCCTGCACGAGCTGGGGGTGGAAGGCGGCGAGGCGGTCGCCCGGGGGGCAGGACCCGCGGCAGGACCCGCTGCAGCCGCGGCCGCGTCCCCGCGGGGCGTGCCGCTGGACGTTCTGGCCGGTTGGACCGGCTTGACCCGCCGGGAGGTACGGGCGGCCCTGGCCCGGCTGGTGGCCCGGGGCCTGGCGGCCTGGGATCCGGAACCCGAGGCCGGGGACCCCGGACCCCAGGCACCGCAGCCGGCCGGTGACGGCGCAGGCGGCGGCCCGCAGCCTGCGGGGGCCGGCTTCCGGGAGCGCCGTGGGCCCCGGGCGCAAGGACCGGCCCTGGGTGCGCGCCTCACCGCAGCCGGGGTGCGGGAAGCCCGCCGGCTGATCCGGACCCACCGGCTGTGGGAGCGGTACCTGACCGACGTGGCCGGCATGGCCTGGGAAGACGTTCACCAGGTGGCCCACGAGCTCGAGCACGCCACTCCGCCCCACCTGGCGGAAGAGATGGCCGAAGCTCTGGGCCATCCCGCCCGCGACCCCCACGGCGCACCCATTCCCACCCCCGCCGGCGACGTGCCGGCGGAGCCCGGCCCGCCGCCGGTGGCCCTGGACCAGTTGCCGGCAGGGACCCGGGCGGTGGTCGCCCGGGTCGACGACGAGGACCCGGACCTCCTCGGCCGGCTGCGCCGGGCGGGACTGGTGCCGGGCACCCGCCTGGAGGTGCTCGGCCGCGCCCGGGACGGTCTCTGGGTGCGCCGCGAAGAAGCCTCCCAGGTTCGGGTTCCGGGGCCACCGGCGGAGGAACCGGCCGGGCGCCGGGGCCCACGGCCAGAGCCGGCCGCACCGGTGGCTGCGGAGCAAGGGGCGGGGCGGAGCGAAGCGCCGGGGGAGGCTTCCGGCCCCGACGGGCAGTGGCTGGACGCCGCCGCCGCGGCAGCCCTGCGGGTTCATCCCCTGGAACCGGACGGGACCCTGACGCGGCCCGGCCCGCGTGAGGAGGAGCCGGCATGA
- a CDS encoding TlpA family protein disulfide reductase yields MDSRRRIALVAGLLLVVAGLAAGIAVLNRDEPAAPGPGGSPPSGQASPPGTPGAGAPGAGTPGAGQNPPGSSGQVPAPPEEPVVAPGTPAPDFTLRDLEGRPVSLSNFRGKVVFLNFWASWCYPCRQEMPEIRKLVDRMPGDVVVLGVTTSDRASPQEIKAYVEENGYDWIFVYDEGSRVGRQYRIVYLPTSYFIDPDGVVRARHIGPMTAEQMERYIQHARAGGDS; encoded by the coding sequence ATGGACAGCCGCCGCCGTATCGCGCTCGTCGCCGGGTTGTTGCTCGTTGTGGCGGGTCTGGCCGCCGGTATCGCCGTCCTGAACCGGGACGAACCGGCCGCGCCGGGCCCGGGCGGAAGCCCGCCCAGTGGGCAGGCATCGCCGCCCGGCACCCCGGGCGCGGGCGCTCCGGGCGCCGGCACCCCGGGAGCCGGGCAGAACCCGCCGGGTTCGTCCGGGCAGGTACCGGCTCCCCCCGAAGAGCCTGTGGTAGCCCCCGGCACCCCGGCCCCCGACTTCACCCTGCGGGACCTGGAGGGCCGGCCGGTCAGCCTGTCGAATTTTCGGGGAAAGGTGGTCTTCCTCAATTTCTGGGCCAGCTGGTGCTACCCGTGCCGGCAGGAGATGCCGGAAATCCGCAAGCTGGTCGACCGGATGCCCGGCGACGTGGTAGTGCTGGGTGTCACCACCAGTGACCGGGCCAGCCCGCAGGAGATCAAGGCCTACGTGGAAGAGAACGGGTACGACTGGATCTTCGTCTACGACGAGGGCAGCCGGGTGGGGCGGCAATACCGCATCGTCTACCTGCCGACCAGCTACTTCATCGACCCGGATGGGGTGGTGCGGGCGCGGCACATCGGGCCTATGACGGCCGAGCAGATGGAACGGTACATCCAGCATGCCCGGGCGGGCGGCGATTCGTAG
- a CDS encoding DUF4870 domain-containing protein encodes MVNGGSESRSWAVACHLAALAGIWIPLGNLLGPLVVWLVKRNDDPFVDQQGKEAVNFQLSVTLYFIALIALGILALVPMGMADILVGPMGGPGPRALTFLLFVLLALLAAAVSLGWLVLVIVAAVRASKGEAYRYPLTLRLVR; translated from the coding sequence ATGGTCAACGGAGGCAGTGAATCCCGGAGCTGGGCGGTGGCCTGCCACCTGGCGGCCCTGGCCGGCATCTGGATTCCCCTAGGCAACCTGCTGGGCCCGCTGGTGGTCTGGCTGGTCAAGCGGAACGACGACCCCTTTGTCGACCAGCAGGGCAAGGAAGCCGTCAACTTTCAGCTCAGCGTCACCCTGTACTTCATCGCCCTGATTGCCCTGGGCATTCTAGCCCTGGTGCCCATGGGCATGGCCGACATCCTGGTGGGCCCCATGGGCGGCCCGGGCCCGCGGGCCCTCACCTTCCTCCTCTTCGTGCTGCTGGCTTTGCTGGCGGCGGCCGTGTCCCTGGGGTGGCTCGTGCTGGTGATCGTGGCCGCCGTCCGGGCCAGCAAGGGCGAGGCCTACCGCTATCCGCTGACCTTGCGGCTGGTAAGATAA
- a CDS encoding ABC-2 family transporter protein produces the protein MKVIAHAIRIGLSRSMDVPSEVLVEVVMSVFWLIWGAALVRIIFIDRHYVAGWTLDEAMVIYGVFYALFGWFFFALRSSIVQLPAILQRDEFDQYLLKPVGALVYLIVHGLEVVRVVDIALGLGVVAYCWLRIGAPSPWYSLVMFVVSFCLSIIVLTAVVVLFALIGFWARKADQLMPLAIGFMQAGRYPSDVYGGPPHLLVGAFLASASLSSIPARMIVGRGSWLLIGEYAAIVATIVAGVVILWRLGIARYCSGR, from the coding sequence GTGAAAGTGATCGCGCACGCGATTAGAATTGGATTGTCACGTAGTATGGATGTGCCATCCGAAGTCTTGGTTGAGGTTGTCATGAGTGTTTTTTGGCTCATTTGGGGTGCAGCATTGGTTCGCATTATCTTCATCGACCGACATTATGTCGCGGGATGGACGTTGGACGAGGCCATGGTTATCTATGGCGTGTTCTATGCCTTGTTTGGGTGGTTTTTCTTTGCCCTGCGCTCGAGTATCGTTCAGTTGCCCGCTATTCTTCAACGCGACGAGTTCGACCAATATTTGCTTAAGCCGGTAGGCGCCCTTGTATATTTGATCGTTCATGGTTTGGAGGTCGTACGCGTCGTCGACATAGCGTTGGGCCTGGGTGTCGTAGCATATTGCTGGCTCCGGATCGGGGCGCCCAGCCCGTGGTACAGTTTGGTAATGTTTGTTGTGTCATTCTGCCTTAGCATTATAGTTTTGACCGCTGTGGTTGTGCTGTTTGCGTTGATTGGCTTTTGGGCCAGGAAGGCCGATCAGTTGATGCCTCTTGCCATTGGATTCATGCAGGCAGGGCGTTACCCTTCGGATGTCTATGGGGGACCGCCACATCTTTTGGTTGGAGCATTTCTTGCCTCCGCGTCACTGAGCAGTATACCTGCCCGAATGATTGTGGGAAGGGGAAGCTGGCTTTTAATAGGCGAATACGCCGCTATCGTGGCCACCATTGTTGCAGGCGTTGTCATCCTTTGGAGGCTGGGTATTGCCAGGTATTGTTCTGGACGATGA
- a CDS encoding DUF255 domain-containing protein, with product MASSGRRPNRLIHQASPYLQQHAYNPVDWYPWGPEALERARREDRPILLSIGYAACHWCHVMERECFEDPAIAARMNAGFVNVKVDREERPDLDQVYQTAAQILGSGGGWPLTVFLTPDLKPFFAGTYFPPEDRHGLPGFPKVLEAVLDAYRHRRDEVERVAGQVAEVLRRSVSGAGLLDRGTAEPARRPGGPGPEGTAAGDAGDAGEAGGVPAPGPGEASGQGEEAWEAGVAPGRGGAGTRAPGAGGVALGLAPEGAAGREAARRWLEQAAARIARSYDPQYGGFGRAPKFPHATAVAVLLRAGAGSGLNQPGGSGTGTGRHTEEGTGDSRAPAAEAGAAGAGREAGSGASPAAAPAARDPAGGGQGPGPGSRRYLDMALHTLQAMALGGLFDHLAGGFHRYATDRAWLIPHFEKMLYDQAQLVPLYLDAYRITGDPFYAGVARRTLDFVREEMTAPEGGFISTLDADSDGREGAYYVWTPAQLREALEGSAASGTRRGPAGGEPARSTLAATGLANSPTGPVEPAEAAPAAAASVDVALAARWFGVTEEGNFEDGTTVLYRAVADEERPALARSLGLDPAELDRRLESIRRRLLEARRRRTPPARDDKILAGWNGLMIAAFAQAAPVLDEPGYAEAARRAAEFVLGALRRPDGRLLHAYRGRALEVPGFLQDYAFLIEGLLALHAAGGAPRWLDEADRLAGVMIETFWDEDSGLFYDAPLEAETPLARPVELFDQAVPAGPAAAAGVLARLAVITGDERYRRVAGRFLDRVRALAAEQPLAMARTVWVEADRLEGYTEVTLVGDPDAPVLAEWRRRLAGFYLPGLLLTVRPPGAGTERRAVWQGRDPVGGRPVAYVCRNFTCSLPLLDWEGLRRELGAG from the coding sequence ATGGCGAGCAGCGGCCGCCGGCCCAATCGGCTGATCCACCAGGCTTCACCCTACCTGCAGCAGCACGCCTACAACCCCGTCGACTGGTACCCCTGGGGGCCGGAGGCGCTGGAGCGGGCGCGGCGGGAAGACCGGCCCATCCTGCTCAGCATCGGCTACGCGGCCTGCCACTGGTGCCACGTGATGGAGCGGGAATGCTTCGAAGACCCGGCCATCGCGGCCCGGATGAACGCCGGGTTCGTCAACGTGAAGGTCGACCGGGAGGAGCGGCCGGACCTTGACCAGGTCTACCAGACGGCGGCGCAGATCCTGGGTTCCGGGGGCGGCTGGCCGCTGACGGTGTTCCTGACGCCGGACCTCAAGCCCTTCTTCGCCGGCACCTACTTCCCGCCGGAAGACCGCCACGGCCTGCCGGGGTTCCCCAAGGTGCTGGAGGCGGTGCTGGACGCTTACCGCCACCGCCGGGACGAAGTGGAGCGGGTGGCCGGCCAGGTGGCGGAGGTGCTGCGCCGTTCGGTGAGCGGTGCCGGCCTGCTGGACCGGGGGACGGCCGAGCCGGCCCGCCGTCCCGGGGGTCCGGGACCGGAGGGGACCGCCGCCGGTGACGCCGGTGACGCCGGGGAGGCCGGCGGGGTTCCGGCCCCGGGGCCCGGCGAGGCCTCCGGGCAAGGGGAAGAGGCCTGGGAGGCGGGCGTGGCCCCTGGGCGCGGCGGGGCCGGGACTCGGGCGCCCGGGGCGGGCGGCGTGGCCTTGGGTCTGGCGCCTGAGGGTGCTGCAGGCCGGGAGGCGGCACGGCGGTGGCTGGAGCAGGCCGCCGCCCGCATCGCCCGCAGCTACGACCCGCAGTACGGTGGCTTCGGCCGGGCCCCCAAGTTCCCCCATGCCACGGCGGTGGCGGTGCTGCTGCGGGCCGGCGCCGGGAGCGGCTTGAACCAACCCGGCGGATCCGGGACGGGGACCGGACGGCATACTGAGGAGGGAACCGGGGACAGCCGGGCGCCGGCGGCCGAGGCGGGTGCAGCCGGGGCGGGCCGAGAGGCTGGCTCCGGCGCGAGCCCGGCGGCCGCCCCGGCAGCCCGGGATCCGGCCGGGGGAGGCCAAGGGCCAGGCCCGGGCTCCCGGCGCTACCTCGACATGGCCCTGCACACCCTGCAGGCCATGGCCCTGGGGGGCCTGTTCGACCACCTGGCGGGCGGGTTCCACCGTTACGCCACGGACCGGGCGTGGCTGATCCCCCACTTCGAGAAGATGCTCTACGACCAGGCCCAGCTGGTCCCCCTGTACCTCGACGCCTACCGGATCACGGGGGATCCCTTCTACGCCGGGGTGGCGCGGCGCACCCTGGATTTCGTCCGCGAGGAGATGACGGCCCCCGAGGGCGGGTTCATCAGCACCCTGGATGCCGACAGCGACGGCCGCGAGGGAGCCTACTACGTCTGGACGCCCGCCCAGCTCCGGGAGGCCCTGGAGGGTTCAGCCGCGTCCGGGACCCGTAGGGGGCCCGCCGGAGGGGAGCCTGCCAGGAGCACCCTCGCCGCCACGGGGCTCGCGAACAGCCCCACGGGACCGGTGGAACCCGCCGAGGCGGCGCCCGCCGCTGCCGCCTCGGTCGACGTCGCCCTGGCGGCCCGCTGGTTCGGCGTGACCGAGGAGGGCAACTTCGAGGACGGCACCACGGTGCTCTACCGGGCGGTGGCCGACGAGGAACGCCCGGCCCTGGCCCGCAGCCTGGGCCTGGATCCTGCCGAGCTGGACCGCCGGCTGGAGTCCATCCGCCGGCGGCTGCTGGAAGCCCGGCGCCGCCGTACCCCGCCGGCCCGGGACGACAAGATCCTGGCCGGTTGGAACGGCCTGATGATCGCCGCCTTCGCCCAGGCCGCACCGGTGCTGGACGAACCCGGCTACGCGGAGGCGGCCCGCCGGGCGGCCGAGTTCGTCCTGGGGGCCCTGCGCCGGCCCGACGGGCGGCTGCTCCACGCCTACCGGGGCCGGGCCCTGGAGGTGCCCGGGTTCCTGCAGGATTACGCCTTCCTCATCGAAGGGCTTCTGGCGCTGCACGCCGCCGGCGGCGCCCCCCGCTGGCTGGACGAGGCGGACCGGCTGGCGGGGGTCATGATCGAGACCTTCTGGGACGAGGACAGCGGCCTCTTCTACGACGCGCCCCTGGAGGCCGAGACCCCCCTGGCCCGGCCCGTGGAGCTCTTCGACCAGGCGGTGCCGGCCGGCCCTGCCGCAGCGGCCGGGGTCCTGGCGCGGCTGGCGGTGATCACCGGTGACGAGCGCTACCGCCGCGTGGCCGGCCGGTTTCTCGACCGGGTAAGGGCCCTGGCGGCGGAGCAGCCCCTGGCCATGGCCCGTACGGTGTGGGTCGAGGCCGACCGGCTGGAGGGGTATACGGAGGTGACCCTGGTGGGTGATCCTGACGCCCCCGTGCTGGCGGAGTGGCGCCGGCGGCTGGCCGGGTTCTACCTGCCGGGGCTCCTCTTGACGGTCCGGCCGCCCGGTGCCGGCACCGAGCGCCGGGCGGTGTGGCAAGGCCGTGACCCGGTGGGCGGGCGCCCCGTGGCCTACGTCTGCCGCAACTTCACCTGCTCCCTGCCCCTCTTGGACTGGGAGGGGCTGCGGCGGGAGCTGGGGGCTGGCTAA
- a CDS encoding transketolase family protein, whose product MFGLPTGKPTRQAFGEALVELGRRHPELVVLDGDLSKSTYTRYFAQEFPERFFNAGIAEANMVGLAAGLASCGKVPVCASFAAFLMCKAFDQMRIGVNYAGLNVKFVGSHGGISIGEDGVSQMAVEDVALAQALPGFVVLVPADEHATRRAVEAAVAHPGPVYIRVGRPKAPLVYDTRPCDFAIGRAIRVRDGGDLTIAANGLMVAAALAAAEQLAAEGIEARVLDFASVKPLDRDAVRAAAEETGALVVAEEHLKAGGLGSAIAMALAETVPVPAEFVALQDTYAESGAPEELMRKYGLTPEAIAAAARRVLERKRAGVAGAARR is encoded by the coding sequence ATGTTCGGGCTTCCCACAGGCAAGCCAACCCGCCAGGCCTTCGGCGAGGCACTGGTGGAGCTGGGCCGCCGGCATCCCGAGCTGGTGGTGCTGGACGGCGACCTGTCCAAGTCGACCTACACCCGTTACTTCGCCCAGGAGTTTCCCGAGCGGTTCTTCAACGCCGGCATCGCTGAGGCCAACATGGTCGGCCTGGCGGCGGGGCTGGCGTCGTGCGGAAAGGTTCCCGTCTGTGCCAGCTTTGCGGCCTTTCTAATGTGCAAGGCCTTCGACCAGATGCGCATCGGCGTGAACTACGCGGGCCTCAACGTGAAGTTCGTCGGCAGCCACGGCGGCATCAGCATCGGCGAAGACGGCGTGTCCCAGATGGCCGTGGAGGACGTGGCCCTGGCCCAGGCGCTACCCGGCTTCGTGGTGCTGGTGCCCGCGGACGAGCACGCCACCCGCCGGGCGGTGGAAGCGGCCGTGGCGCACCCGGGCCCGGTGTACATCCGGGTGGGCCGGCCCAAGGCTCCCCTGGTCTACGACACCCGCCCCTGCGACTTCGCCATCGGGCGGGCCATCCGGGTGCGGGACGGCGGCGACCTGACCATCGCCGCCAACGGGCTGATGGTGGCGGCGGCCCTGGCCGCGGCCGAGCAGCTGGCCGCGGAGGGCATCGAAGCCCGGGTGCTGGACTTTGCCTCTGTCAAGCCGCTGGACCGGGACGCCGTGCGGGCGGCAGCGGAAGAGACAGGCGCCCTGGTGGTGGCGGAAGAGCACCTCAAGGCCGGCGGCCTGGGCAGCGCCATCGCCATGGCCCTGGCGGAGACGGTGCCGGTGCCGGCGGAGTTCGTCGCCCTGCAGGACACCTATGCCGAATCGGGCGCCCCGGAGGAGCTGATGCGCAAGTACGGGCTGACCCCGGAGGCCATCGCCGCCGCGGCCCGCCGGGTGCTGGAGCGCAAGCGGGCGGGGGTGGCGGGTGCGGCCCGCCGCTGA